From one Ochrobactrum vermis genomic stretch:
- a CDS encoding TetR/AcrR family transcriptional regulator — protein sequence MAKALAKTQPRKNDPDATRENILDIAAREFVASGFSGARVDEIAAQTRTSKRMIYYYFGSKDGLYLAVLERAYGKIRTLESSLSLDDQDPESAMRSLVESTFDHDDANPDFVRLVAVENIHRAEHMERSDVLSRQNVTILETIEKILERGREQGIFQRRISALDLHMLISAQCFFRVSNRHTFGAIFGTDLMASEVKARHRRLISDTIIALLKSPE from the coding sequence ATGGCAAAGGCACTCGCCAAGACGCAGCCGCGCAAGAACGATCCCGATGCGACGCGTGAGAATATTCTCGACATTGCGGCGCGTGAGTTCGTGGCATCGGGTTTCTCAGGCGCGCGCGTGGATGAAATCGCGGCGCAGACCCGCACGTCCAAGCGCATGATCTACTATTATTTCGGCAGCAAGGACGGGCTTTATCTCGCCGTGCTGGAACGGGCCTATGGCAAGATACGCACGCTTGAAAGCTCGCTGTCGCTTGACGATCAAGACCCGGAATCCGCCATGCGCAGTCTGGTGGAAAGTACCTTCGATCATGACGATGCCAATCCGGATTTCGTGCGGCTCGTCGCGGTGGAAAATATTCACCGTGCCGAACATATGGAACGCTCCGATGTTCTGTCGCGCCAGAATGTAACCATTCTGGAAACGATCGAGAAAATCCTTGAGCGCGGTCGTGAGCAGGGCATCTTTCAAAGGCGCATTTCCGCGCTCGACCTTCACATGCTGATCAGCGCGCAATGCTTTTTCCGCGTGTCCAACCGACATACGTTCGGAGCGATCTTCGGCACTGATCTGATGGCTTCCGAGGTGAAAGCGCGGCATCGCCGCCTGATCAGCGACACGATCATCGCCCTTCTGAAAAGTCCCGAATGA
- a CDS encoding bifunctional sugar phosphate isomerase/epimerase/4-hydroxyphenylpyruvate dioxygenase family protein, with protein sequence MKTSIATVSISGDLQQKLGAIAKAGFDGVEIFENDFLTFDESPRQVGQMARDLGLEITLFQPFRDFEGMPEPLRSRTFDRAERKFDLMQELGTDLVLVCSNVSPAAIGGIDRAADDFRELGERAARRNLRVGYEALAWGRHISDHRDAWEIVRRADHPNVGLILDSFHTLARKIDVNSIRSIPKDKLFIIQMADAPLIDMDLLYWSRHYRNMPGEGDLPVLDFMRAVAATGYDGYFSLEIFNDQFRGGSPATIAADGRRSLIYLGDQVRRVEPDNKLTVATMPPRAKVHGVGFVEFATHADDAERLVSAVGALGFRLAGKHRTKDVALYRQGDINLVINTDTRGFASSAYAVHGTAAYAMGLVVDDAAEAHARAVAMGAESFEQPLDPGEIGMPAIRGVGGGLVYFLDEKTDLGHIFDIEFEPVAGNDTGIGVGLTHIDHVAQTMKFDELLTWLLFYTSLTESRKSPMVDIVDPGGVVRSQVVENDEGTLRITLNGAENRRTLAGRFIAETFGSGIQHLAFATDDIFATAAALRDNGFHTLEISPNYYDDLEARLGLDPEFTDRLKAANVLYDRDESGEYFQLYSPTDDQGFFFEVVQRRGYKGYGAANAIFRIAALRRYMRPAGMPKSAAAL encoded by the coding sequence ATGAAGACTTCGATAGCAACCGTCTCCATCAGCGGCGATCTCCAGCAGAAGCTTGGAGCCATAGCCAAAGCCGGGTTCGACGGGGTGGAGATTTTCGAGAACGATTTTCTCACCTTTGACGAAAGCCCGCGTCAGGTGGGCCAGATGGCGCGCGATCTCGGTCTGGAGATCACGCTTTTCCAGCCTTTCCGCGATTTCGAAGGCATGCCGGAGCCTTTGCGCAGCCGCACTTTCGACCGCGCGGAGCGCAAGTTCGACCTGATGCAGGAGCTCGGCACCGATCTCGTTCTGGTCTGTTCGAACGTGTCGCCAGCCGCTATCGGCGGCATCGACCGCGCTGCAGATGATTTTCGCGAGCTTGGCGAAAGAGCGGCGCGGCGCAATTTGCGCGTCGGTTATGAAGCACTCGCCTGGGGTCGCCATATCAGCGACCACCGCGATGCATGGGAGATCGTGCGCCGCGCCGACCACCCCAATGTCGGCCTTATCCTCGACAGTTTTCATACGCTGGCGCGCAAGATCGACGTGAATTCGATCCGCTCCATTCCGAAGGACAAGCTTTTCATTATCCAGATGGCTGACGCGCCGCTGATCGACATGGATCTGCTTTACTGGAGTCGCCATTATCGCAACATGCCGGGCGAAGGCGACCTGCCGGTTCTGGATTTCATGCGCGCCGTGGCTGCGACCGGCTATGATGGCTATTTCTCGCTCGAAATCTTCAACGACCAGTTCCGTGGCGGATCACCAGCCACAATCGCCGCCGATGGACGCCGTTCGCTCATCTATCTCGGTGATCAGGTTCGCCGGGTGGAGCCGGACAACAAGTTGACGGTTGCTACCATGCCGCCCCGCGCAAAGGTGCACGGTGTCGGCTTTGTCGAGTTTGCCACCCATGCCGACGATGCCGAGCGGCTGGTTTCCGCTGTTGGTGCGCTGGGCTTCAGGCTGGCAGGCAAGCATCGCACGAAAGACGTTGCGCTCTACCGGCAGGGCGACATCAACCTCGTCATCAATACGGATACGCGCGGCTTCGCAAGCTCGGCCTATGCGGTCCACGGCACTGCTGCCTACGCAATGGGGCTGGTCGTGGACGATGCGGCTGAAGCCCATGCCCGCGCCGTCGCCATGGGGGCGGAGAGTTTTGAACAACCGCTCGATCCGGGCGAAATCGGCATGCCCGCCATTCGCGGTGTCGGCGGCGGACTGGTTTATTTTCTCGATGAGAAAACCGATCTCGGTCACATCTTCGATATCGAGTTCGAGCCGGTGGCGGGAAATGATACCGGGATCGGCGTTGGCCTCACCCATATCGATCACGTTGCCCAGACGATGAAGTTCGATGAACTTCTGACTTGGCTGCTTTTCTACACTTCACTCACGGAATCGCGGAAGTCGCCCATGGTCGATATCGTCGATCCGGGCGGCGTCGTGCGCAGCCAGGTGGTTGAAAACGACGAGGGAACGTTGCGTATCACGCTCAACGGCGCGGAAAACCGTCGCACTCTCGCCGGTCGCTTCATCGCCGAAACCTTCGGGTCGGGCATTCAGCATCTGGCCTTCGCGACCGACGATATCTTTGCGACGGCTGCGGCTTTGCGTGACAACGGGTTCCACACGCTGGAAATCTCGCCGAATTATTATGACGATCTGGAAGCGCGTCTCGGTCTCGATCCCGAGTTCACCGACCGGCTCAAGGCTGCGAACGTGCTTTATGATCGCGATGAGAGCGGGGAATATTTCCAGCTTTACAGCCCGACCGACGATCAGGGCTTCTTTTTCGAAGTCGTGCAGAGGCGAGGCTATAAAGGGTATGGCGCGGCCAACGCGATATTCCGCATTGCCGCGCTGCGGCGCTACATGCGCCCGGCGGGAATGCCGAAAAGTGCCGCAGCACTCTGA
- a CDS encoding TRAP transporter substrate-binding protein — MKKILKTMALGMVLPLALMMTTAMAEIRSQTIKFAAANSKGHPQVTGMEKFAELVKEKSGGQINAKLFPGGVLGSDPQTLSGLQGGVVEMTVMNAGILSSTIKAFEAVDLPFLFNSGEEADKVMDGPFGTNLMKRLPDTGLVGLAYWELGFRNLTNNRHPVAKLEDIAGLKIRTLQSPAPVALFNALGANAVPLPYTELYTALETGTVDGQENPNANIINAKFYEVQKYLTLTRHQYNPQIVMISKKFWDRLNDEEKAVIEQAAVEARDYQRKVSREQDATALDEIKKTGMQVTELTPEETARLRDAVKPIIEKFTAEIGAETVDELFAELKKVRGEN; from the coding sequence ATGAAGAAAATACTGAAGACGATGGCACTGGGAATGGTGCTGCCGCTGGCCCTGATGATGACGACGGCCATGGCTGAAATCCGTTCGCAGACGATCAAGTTTGCTGCCGCCAACAGCAAGGGCCATCCCCAGGTCACGGGCATGGAGAAATTTGCCGAGCTGGTGAAGGAAAAGAGCGGCGGACAGATCAACGCGAAACTGTTTCCCGGCGGCGTTCTGGGCAGCGACCCGCAGACGCTTTCCGGCTTGCAGGGCGGCGTCGTGGAAATGACCGTGATGAATGCAGGCATCCTGTCCAGCACCATCAAGGCATTCGAAGCAGTCGACCTGCCGTTCCTGTTCAACAGCGGCGAGGAAGCCGACAAGGTCATGGATGGCCCGTTCGGCACCAATCTGATGAAACGCCTGCCCGACACAGGGCTGGTCGGGCTTGCCTATTGGGAGCTCGGTTTCCGCAATCTGACCAATAATCGTCATCCGGTCGCAAAACTGGAGGATATTGCCGGGCTGAAGATCCGCACCCTGCAATCGCCGGCTCCGGTTGCCCTGTTCAATGCGCTCGGCGCCAATGCGGTGCCGCTGCCCTATACCGAGCTTTATACGGCGCTTGAAACCGGCACGGTCGATGGGCAGGAAAATCCCAATGCCAACATCATCAATGCCAAATTCTATGAAGTGCAGAAATATCTGACGCTGACCCGCCACCAGTATAATCCGCAGATCGTCATGATCAGCAAGAAGTTCTGGGATCGCCTCAACGATGAGGAAAAGGCGGTGATCGAGCAGGCAGCGGTCGAGGCACGGGATTATCAGCGCAAGGTTTCGCGCGAGCAGGATGCGACCGCGCTCGATGAGATCAAGAAGACCGGTATGCAGGTTACCGAACTGACGCCGGAAGAAACCGCGCGCCTGCGTGACGCGGTCAAGCCGATCATCGAAAAGTTTACCGCCGAAATCGGTGCGGAAACGGTCGATGAACTCTTTGCCGAATTGAAGAAAGTGCGCGGAGAAAACTAG